The proteins below come from a single Leptidea sinapis chromosome Z, ilLepSina1.1, whole genome shotgun sequence genomic window:
- the LOC126978436 gene encoding calcium-binding mitochondrial carrier protein SCaMC-2 isoform X4 — MSLELDDITGSTGDVFEDFLFVFRRCLAKYLDIGEDMNVPDDFTQSELQTGKWWRHLLAGGIAGAVSRTCTAPLDRLKVFLQVNPTRENMSKCLAKMINEGGIKGLWRGNGINVIKIAPESALKFAAYEQVKRLIKGEKSKQPLEIHERFVAGATAGAISQTVIYPLEVLKTRLALRKTGQYYGIMDAARKIYAREGLKCFYKGYIPNILGIVPYAGIDLAVYETLKKKYISKYQTNNEQPGILLLLACGSTSCTLGQVCSYPLALVRTRLQAQEKAAKVAEGTMRGVLKDIVQREGFRGLYRGITPNFIKVIPAVSISYVVYEYASRSLGVNMT, encoded by the exons TATCTGGACATCGGGGAGGATATGAATGTACCTGATGACTTCACACAGAGTGAGTTGCAGACCGGCAAATGGTGGAGGCATCTGTTGGCAGGTGGCATCGCCGGCGCAGTCAGTCGTACATGTACAGCGCCGCTTGATAGACTTAAAGTATTTTTACAG GTGAATCCTACACGGGAAAATATGTCGAAATGTTTAGCTAAAATGATAAACGAGGGAGGTATAAAAGGTTTATGGCGAGGGAACGgaattaatgttataaaaattgcCCCCGAATCGGCTCTGAAATTTGCCGCCTATGAACAAGTGAAGCGCTTAATAAAAGGCGAGAAAAGCAAACAACCGCTTGAAATACACGAACGTTTTGTAGCCGGTGCTACGGCGGGTGCAATTAGCCAAACTGTGATCTACCCACTAGAGGTGCTAAAGACAAGATTAGCTTTAAGGAAAACGGGTCAGTACTATGGAATTATGGATGCAGCGCGAAAAATTTATGCCAGAGAGGGCCTGAAGTGTTTCTACAAGGGATACATTCCAAATATCCTAGGGATAGTGCCTTACGCGGGCATCGATCTTGCGGTTTACGAAACTCTAAAGAAGAAATACATTAGCAAATACCAAACGAATAATGAGCAGCCTGGGATACTGTTACTATTAGCGTGCGGCAGTACTTCGTGCACGCTGGGACAAGTCTGTTCGTATCCACTGGCGTTAGTCAGGACTCGCTTACAAGCGCAAG AGAAGGCCGCAAAGGTTGCAGAAGGGACAATGCGCGGGGTACTGAAGGATATAGTTCAGCGGGAAGGGTTTCGTGGGTTGTATCGTGGTATAACCCCGAACTTTATCAAGGTCATACCCGCCGTGTCTATATCATACGTCGTATATGAGTATGCGAGTCGCTCTTTAGGTGTCAATATGACGTGA
- the LOC126978436 gene encoding calcium-binding mitochondrial carrier protein SCaMC-2 isoform X5, translated as MDLNFHGNIYEWILKYLDIGEDMNVPDDFTQSELQTGKWWRHLLAGGIAGAVSRTCTAPLDRLKVFLQVNPTRENMSKCLAKMINEGGIKGLWRGNGINVIKIAPESALKFAAYEQVKRLIKGEKSKQPLEIHERFVAGATAGAISQTVIYPLEVLKTRLALRKTGQYYGIMDAARKIYAREGLKCFYKGYIPNILGIVPYAGIDLAVYETLKKKYISKYQTNNEQPGILLLLACGSTSCTLGQVCSYPLALVRTRLQAQEKAAKVAEGTMRGVLKDIVQREGFRGLYRGITPNFIKVIPAVSISYVVYEYASRSLGVNMT; from the exons TATCTGGACATCGGGGAGGATATGAATGTACCTGATGACTTCACACAGAGTGAGTTGCAGACCGGCAAATGGTGGAGGCATCTGTTGGCAGGTGGCATCGCCGGCGCAGTCAGTCGTACATGTACAGCGCCGCTTGATAGACTTAAAGTATTTTTACAG GTGAATCCTACACGGGAAAATATGTCGAAATGTTTAGCTAAAATGATAAACGAGGGAGGTATAAAAGGTTTATGGCGAGGGAACGgaattaatgttataaaaattgcCCCCGAATCGGCTCTGAAATTTGCCGCCTATGAACAAGTGAAGCGCTTAATAAAAGGCGAGAAAAGCAAACAACCGCTTGAAATACACGAACGTTTTGTAGCCGGTGCTACGGCGGGTGCAATTAGCCAAACTGTGATCTACCCACTAGAGGTGCTAAAGACAAGATTAGCTTTAAGGAAAACGGGTCAGTACTATGGAATTATGGATGCAGCGCGAAAAATTTATGCCAGAGAGGGCCTGAAGTGTTTCTACAAGGGATACATTCCAAATATCCTAGGGATAGTGCCTTACGCGGGCATCGATCTTGCGGTTTACGAAACTCTAAAGAAGAAATACATTAGCAAATACCAAACGAATAATGAGCAGCCTGGGATACTGTTACTATTAGCGTGCGGCAGTACTTCGTGCACGCTGGGACAAGTCTGTTCGTATCCACTGGCGTTAGTCAGGACTCGCTTACAAGCGCAAG AGAAGGCCGCAAAGGTTGCAGAAGGGACAATGCGCGGGGTACTGAAGGATATAGTTCAGCGGGAAGGGTTTCGTGGGTTGTATCGTGGTATAACCCCGAACTTTATCAAGGTCATACCCGCCGTGTCTATATCATACGTCGTATATGAGTATGCGAGTCGCTCTTTAGGTGTCAATATGACGTGA